One genomic segment of Xyrauchen texanus isolate HMW12.3.18 chromosome 5, RBS_HiC_50CHRs, whole genome shotgun sequence includes these proteins:
- the LOC127644345 gene encoding lecithin retinol acyltransferase-like has product MLDSLVLLLEKTFLLAHFNFFTTTPSKQAISTKRREESTDFQRGDLLEVPRTLFTHFGIYLGDNKVAHLMPDILPVLTSNTSHIQKVVTNTRLLLGVIYKYASIRVDTVEDFAYGSAIFLNTMDTTMRKQPLAAEEVARRAEQLIGKIPYSLLWNNCEHFVTYCRYGTAVSLQTDKFCESLKCVIRDQRSVLLTTVIGMLSMFFLGIAPQTALPTFIIPFMLWMAG; this is encoded by the exons ATGTTAGATTCCCTTGTTTTACTGTTGGAGAAAACCTTCTTGCttgcacattttaactttttcacCACAACTCCATCTAAACAAGCAATAAGTACAAAGCGTCGAGAGGAGAGCACTGATTTCCAGCGTGGGGATCTCTTGGAAGTTCCTCGCACTTTGTTCACTCATTTTGGCATATATCTCGGTGACAACAAGGTCGCGCATCTTATGCCCGATATACTCCCGGTGTTGACAAGCAACACATCTCACATTCAGAAAGTAGTGACGAATACGAGATTGCTCCTCGGTGTGATTTACAAGTATGCATCCATACGCGTGGACACAGTGGAAGATTTCGCTTACGGATCGGCTATTTTCTTGAATACGATGGATACTACAATGAGAAAACAGCCGCTGGCTGCTGAGGAGGTGGCCAGAAGAGCTGAACAACTTATCGGCAAAATTCCATACAGTCTTTTATGGAATAACTGCGAACATTTCGTCACGTACTGCCGTTACGGGACCGCGGTCAGCCTGCAGACAGACAAG TTCTGCGAaagtttaaaatgtgttatccGGGACCAGAGGAGTGTGCTTCTAACCACTGTCATCGGAATGCTTTCCATGTTTTTCCTTGGAATCGCGCCACAAACCGCACTTCCAACCTTTATCATTCCTTTCATGTTGTGGATGGCTGGATAA
- the LOC127644346 gene encoding lecithin retinol acyltransferase-like: protein MLPLQFLSLFLISVFADYEEKKKKKVIIYDTSVFKRGDLLEVPRTLFTHFGIYLGNNRVAHFIPDILPVFITDKKALEKMVTNNRLILGVLTKQASIRVDSVEDFAYGAEILVNNMDKVCSRPPLNGDEVARRAEKLLGSVNYYSLLWYNCEHYVMYCRYGTSMSFQTYQFCKAVRKIVCSKTCSLLSLLLCLFMIFYLEALPIFGILPTVIIPFTIWMAS, encoded by the exons ATGTTGCCCCTACAGTTCCTCAGCTTGTTTTTAATATCTGTTTTCGCCGActatgaagaaaaaaagaagaagaaagtgattATATATGACACGTCAGTGTTTAAAAGAGGAGATTTGCTTGAGGTCCCCCGAACCCTCTTCACACATTTTGGAATCTATCTGGGGAACAACCGTGTTGCTCACTTCATCCCTGATATCTTGCCGGTATTTATTACGGACAAGAAGGCCCTTGAGAAAATGGTGACTAACAACCGTCTGATTTTGGGTGTGCTAACAAAACAAGCAAGTATACGAGTGGACTCAGTGGAGGACTTTGCATATGGAGCAGAGATTCTGGTCAATAACATGGATAAGGTGTGCAGTCGGCCACCGCTCAACGGTGATGAAGTGGCTAGGCGAGCGGAGAAGCTCTTGGGCTCTGTGAATTACTACAGTCTGCTGTGGTACAACTGTGAACATTATGTCATGTACTGCAGATATGGCACCAGCATGAGTTTTCAGACCTACCAG ttCTGCAAAGCAGTGCGCAAGATTGTATGCAGCAAGACCTGTTCTCTACTAAGCCTACTGCTGTGCTTGTTCATGATATTTTATTTGGAAGCTCTGCCCATCTTTGGAATTTTACCTACGGTTATCATCCCCTTCACTATTTGGATGGCATCCTGA